Proteins encoded within one genomic window of Oncorhynchus keta strain PuntledgeMale-10-30-2019 chromosome 12, Oket_V2, whole genome shotgun sequence:
- the LOC118391726 gene encoding mucin-19-like: MAVTFGFSLSVSWMCCLLIGGITCFTLKGNAHGHPAYTGPEPTGSYAQASVVSGPNAKATGHNATSAEATGHNATSAEATGHNATSAEATGHNATSAEATGHNATSAEATGHNATSAEATGHNATSAEATGHNATSAEATWPQCHVSRSYRPQCHVSRSYRPQCHVSRSYRPQCHVSRSHNATSAEATGHNATSAEATGHNATSAEATGHNATSAEATGHNATSAEATGHNATSAEATGHNATSAEATGHNAPSTVKSGPGASAEATGPGASAEATGPGASAEATGPGASAEATGPGASAEATGPGASAEATGPGASAEATGPGASAEATSLEQTARPLN, from the exons ATGGCTGTGACTTTTGGATTCTCTTTGAG TGTTTCTTGGATGTGTTGCCTGCTAATTGGAGGGATAACTTGTTTTACACTTAAAG GTAACGCTCATGGGCATCCTGCCTACACTGGACCTGAACCAACTGGATCCTATGCCCAAGCAAGTGTGGTGTCTGGTCCAAATGCTAAAGCTACTGGCCACAATGCCACGTCAGCAGAAGCTACCGGCCACAATGCCACGTCAGCAGAAGCTACCGGCCACAATGCCACGTCAGCAGAAGCTACCGGCCACAATGCCACGTCAGCAGAAGCTACCGGCCACAATGCCACGTCAGCAGAAGCTACCGGCCACAATGCCACGTCAGCAGAAGCTACCGGCCACAATGCCACGTCAGCAGAAGCTACTGGCCACAATGCCACGTCAGCAGAAGCTACCTGGCCACAATGCCACGTCAGCAGAAGCTACCGGCCACAATGCCACGTCAGCAGAAGCTACCGGCCACAATGCCACGTCAGCAGAAGCTACCGGCCACAATGCCACGTCAGCAGAAGCCACAATGCCACGTCAGCAGAAGCTACCGGCCACAATGCCACGTCAGCAGAAGCTACCGGCCACAATGCCACGTCAGCAGAAGCTACTGGCCACAATGCCACGTCAGCAGAAGCTACTGGCCACAATGCCACGTCAGCAGAAGCTACTGGCCACAATGCCACGTCAGCAGAAGCTACTGGCCACAATGCCACGTCAGCAGAAGCTACTGGCCACAATGCCCCTTCAACTGTGAAGTCAGGCCCCGGCGCCTCAGCTGAAGCGACAGGCCCCGGCGCCTCAGCAGAAGCGACAGGCCCCGGCGCCTCAGCAGAAGCGACAGGCCCCGGCGCCTCAGCAGAAGCGACAGGCCCCGGCGCCTCAGCAGAAGCGACAGGCCCCGGCGCCTCAGCAGAAGCGACAGGCCCCGGCGCCTCAGCAGAAGCGACAGGCCCCGGCGCCTCAGCAGAAGCGACAAGCCTTGAACAGACGGCCCGACCACTCAACTAG